From the Argentina anserina chromosome 3, drPotAnse1.1, whole genome shotgun sequence genome, the window TGTTACGTGTCGAATTGTCATTCGTCaaaaatcttatcagaaatcCTATCGGAAATCCAATGAAATTATTTGGCCGACAAACACACACTTGTCACCTTTTGGTTGGTCGGAAATCCTATCGAAAATCTATAAAATTATTTCGGTGATAAGGATATCAAATAAATGCCACTTGTCATCTAGCAATTGGTTGATTATCATATATGAAatctcaaaaaataaaatatttaatcaATGAATAGTAATTGCTAATTTGACGGAGTTGCACCGCTGCATAAAAACTAGCTCAGAAAAACAATTtacagtgaatagtaactgatGGAGGCAATTAAATTGATGGTTTGATGGTCTGATGGTTAAACATGGGTGCATATGCTCTTAGGCACATATGGCTCTAAGTGAGCATGAAATAATATGTCGCCAAAATTTACCGGATAGAGTTGTCATTGCTGCATTATTTGATAATTGGTTTGTGATTAAATACATCACTTGCTAGGAAATTCTAGTGTGTTTAtcctaaaattataaaatgagTCATTAAAATAGTAACGTTGTCGTCAATGTTATAACTGAGTTGATAATGATACAATTGAGCTATTAGTAAGGATTCCCAGCGAAAAAAGGTAATTAATATAACAGAGAAAAGCAAGTTCAATTATACGTGAGGCATGTTTATCGAGAATCTTACTTATTTTTTACCTGAGAGCTAATATTGTTGTTGATAAGATCAGGGTCTCTTGGTCATATTTCCAGTACCGCATTTCTTCTCTCATTTTCCCCTGTGAGTGCTTCAGCTTTCCATTTGGATTAGCTGTGCAAAGTTGGTTTATAGAAGGcgatatttatttcctcttgtTTTACGATGAAAGCTTGCTCACAGTGGAAACAAAACTAGATTCTCTTCAAGCATTTAAAGATGTCGATCAAACTGTAAAACGCATATAGGGCAATGAGTATTGAATTATTGATAGTCGAAACacaattttgttttctccAGGCATCAACACTGTCAAACTTAGAAAGTTGATAGTTGATACACTGACTCGATTCGCTATTAAAAATGTTTGTTTCGACAAACACGACTTCAGTGAGGCAAGTGCCAAAGTGACTTTCATTGTATGATCTTAAAAAGAACACACGCacatgtgtgtatatatatatatatatatgtatatatatacagtcagTCTTtattcagagtgaaacttcactctgaaattacagagtgaagttccaattttagcacacttttcggtcaatttttttcaccataagcgattcaatatttaggtatcttatttaagatcatctctacaaaatttcatctaattcggacatcgttaaggtattgaaattagattaaatcaatgaatgaattaaaactgttcaacgtgaaccgttcgtgtaaatctcaattttgaaaactcaaagaattgtcaaattagatgaaactttatagagataatcttgaataacatacctaatcCGTTTTATTATTAACACACTCTTCTtcacatgattttttttatgatgtcATGTTATACAATTTCATGTAAAAAGGATGTGTTGATGATAAAATAGAGTGtgttaataatatatattatatatatggttttatAGCAATATGCAAGTGAGTCTGCAACTGTAACTACAACTATATAGTTAATTAAACATCCATTTCGTACAACAAATGAAGAGATTAACAGATGAAAACAAATACATCAGAATACTTATTAAAAGACTTATGTGCTACGAAAAACCTGAGTCTCTGCTCCTAGCTACTACCATTTTCACCATCATACGCTAGTTTTGTGTTCCGGCCGGTGACTAAACTCAAAATCTATGTGCACAAATGCCCGTTCGACGTCAGCAAGTTTCTCTAGCTTCTCTTGCAGTGTCTCTCCAATGTTATGTGCTCTGTTCAGAAGCATGTCTGCTGGCAAAACTATGTCCACCTCGACAAAGTAGGAGTTACCAAAAGTGTATGCTCTCACTGTGTCAATGTGCTTGATCTCCTCATGGTGGTTCCATATCAGATAGGTTAACTTGGCCAAGAACTCAGGTGGAGCTGTTCTTCCTATTAACGAACGCACGTTCTCCAGGACTGTCTTTGCCCATGTGTTAATGGTGTACAGTGCAATCTGCATCATAAAAATAAGATCAGCATTGTTAAATAAACATGATTATAACGAAATATGACAAAAATTCCAATGACGGAGAACCAAAAAATGGTTGATATTATGAAAGAACTTACCAGTATAGCACCAGTAGGATCAATCCACCATGCATACCGGTGGGCTAGGACTGCTGCTGCTAGACCAACTGAATTAGTAATGACATCAAAGAAGTGGTCTTGTGCATAGGCCCGTACAATTTCATTGTTGAATCTACGACAATAGATCATCAGCAGGAACTTCACAACTGTGACACTGACCATGATGGCAATCATCCACTTCTCCTGTCCATCTTCCATTTCTGATCGGGTCTGCAGCCAATGAATAACACAGAAATTTAGATGGCATTGATGATGTAACTACTGAGTAAATAGATTAACACGACATGGCAGACGAATCCAGTGAAATTCTATTTGCAACCACAGAAATCTTTACAATAGACCAAATTAGAGCCTCTAACAAGCCAGAGCATATCAGAAATGCATTCCAAATAACCAACAGAATCACATATGTAATCTAGAGATCAATTAATTAGGTCCAACTTTCAGGTTGGAGTGGTGAAAACTAATGGAACGCATACCTTTGAGACCAATTCCCGAGCAGACTCGAGCAATATTTGCAGTCCAAGAGTTGCCATAACAGATGCAAAGACAATGATACCCTGCATAAGCAAGCATAATTAGTAGAGAATCTAGAAATTTATGAACAAGCAGAAACTAGGCTGAGAAATAGTAATTCGTTATGCACAAGGTGGACAAAACTTTGCAGGTCCAACACATTGTGCTCATTGCTGCAAGCCAAAGGTACTCATTCCTAGTTCCTGAAAAAGATACTCCCAAAACTAAAAACATGTCATACTTTTAACTTGTAGTACTAAAACTGGCATCTGGGAGCCAAACTAACATATAGTCT encodes:
- the LOC126788685 gene encoding metal tolerance protein 10-like isoform X1, with the protein product MVTELRTDSLDYRTELLSPDVTGEAVSTLPSDSLAAWRLNMEGIKLPAERNNMTSCFGLGSYVESLRRQKKVAEYYKRQNRLLKGFDELDSFSELGSWPGSLTEDEKRELASSERIAIYASNAANLVLFVAKVYASVESRSLAVIASTLDSLLDLLSGFILWFTAHAMRKPNQYSYPIGKHRMQPVGIIVFASVMATLGLQILLESARELVSKTRSEMEDGQEKWMIAIMVSVTVVKFLLMIYCRRFNNEIVRAYAQDHFFDVITNSVGLAAAVLAHRYAWWIDPTGAILIALYTINTWAKTVLENVRSLIGRTAPPEFLAKLTYLIWNHHEEIKHIDTVRAYTFGNSYFVEVDIVLPADMLLNRAHNIGETLQEKLEKLADVERAFVHIDFEFSHRPEHKTSV
- the LOC126788685 gene encoding metal tolerance protein 10-like isoform X2, encoding METSPRSNSGKDCRREPLLEPENGVASSRSWRLDINEFRIPEQNNGEGEKGCRPFSFCTTRKNYRVEQYYKQQGRLLEGYSEMETMAEQGWLPGSLTEDEMKQLAKSERMAVHISNVTNLVLFAAKVYASIMSRSLAVIASTLDSLLDLLSGFILWFTANAMRKPNWFHYPIGKKRMQPVGIIVFASVMATLGLQILLESARELVSKTRSEMEDGQEKWMIAIMVSVTVVKFLLMIYCRRFNNEIVRAYAQDHFFDVITNSVGLAAAVLAHRYAWWIDPTGAILIALYTINTWAKTVLENVRSLIGRTAPPEFLAKLTYLIWNHHEEIKHIDTVRAYTFGNSYFVEVDIVLPADMLLNRAHNIGETLQEKLEKLADVERAFVHIDFEFSHRPEHKTSV